Proteins co-encoded in one Yamadazyma tenuis chromosome 1, complete sequence genomic window:
- a CDS encoding RBR-type E3 ubiquitin transferase (BUSCO:EOG092627XA; EggNog:ENOG503NWFP; COG:O) has translation MSEEEYSGASDDFEFEDQVSDFSFDNESQDGYASDTSEKQIDHPSNALKSKTLRNKDVEYSVSTLEDFVFDEFILLANRIQSQLLVMDFDEVLMMLHHCKWQQEELMDRFYDNREKLLADCGINKSNDTVCGFNHVSSFSCSICCEDYSAVETFSLSCGHEFCINCYGSYVRTEVTLGNLIRCMIPSCNLSIPHMVVQAIYDKSDKKLPDFGAVEVQKPSKSRDKTHGEYSHNVLLKAATISHISGRKVNYKWCPAPDCDGLVHLLKARKTGQSRLEDVNEFEELVDSESADLQSIPIVLCPRDHEFCYACQYENHLPCTCLLVKRWIKKCNDDSETVNWIDANTRACPSCTASIEKNGGCNHMTCSTCKHQFCWICLGEWSLHGTNYFRCNSFSSDMKEQIGEQKKVKRESLQRYLHYYKRFALHESSMKGDIKTLDKVHQKMSIFMEEQSKTNPNILSWIDVQFLQDAFRALTSGRKTLKWAYCFGFYLQKGNYADVFEQIQEYLSRSVEDLSKIFEQIIHKDNRGKSTAIIMNQKLDIMNLSSLITKRRKTLMECASSGLADGLLKLEITNSDNQLLQQALQNQNLRNSESHKLTGKAHPKASDITIDVRPAIKRWNSIQYLPQDSKEPKNIGDPTSLSPLTVIKDQYNTRMPVSNYAAATDNYYRDLDGNDAPPQPQPIKDLKLAEVSSPPPDSITNKIYNKMVKLLHSSNTSTFTDTDRLLESGPSLHPKSSLATNTTSLSKYQSESDDESEEDLTTADRDEAFDSWASPNVNLNEGTVLNDININSIMDEINDFQSNFVRKYNATTPQDELVSSSSRVQQKILDHRDLHSQESDPVSSSSSYFSLKSINSSLNQMFGDHNFKIQHETISSQYNQIRFRFACNTDISLYTIGGEPVDSCDKSILSLRSNIGPLGFLNRQKLLASHGLGVLAQSSSSPECHTDLGIGDTDAYLKELWKSEMDSLFPETQAPKTPQTPQFNEGTALPSPIQSQRPDSTVRLSNRSSFEVIKSNTSFAELAGKVRLQN, from the exons AtgtcagaagaagagtattCGGGCGCCAGTGACGACTTTGAGTTCGAAGACCAAGTCTCAGACTTTTCTTTTGATAATGAGTCTCAAGACGGATACGCATCAGACACTAGCGAgaaacaaattgaccaCCCCAGCAATGCCCTCAAGAGCAAAACCCTACGGAATAAGGATGTGGAATATTCAGTATCAACATTAGAGGACTTTGTATTTGACGAATTCATTTTGTTGGCCAACCGGATCCAGCTGCAACTTTTAGTGATGGACTTTGATGAAGTGTTGATGATGCTACATCACTGCAAGTGGCAACAGGAGGAACTAATGGACCGGTTCTACGACAACAGAGAAAAACTTTTGGCTGACTGTGGCATAAACAAGTCCAACGATactgtttgtggattcaATCATGTGAGTCTGTTTCTGTGTTCTATCTGCTGTGAAGACTACAGTGCAGTGGAAACGTTTTCCCTTTCATGTGGACATGAATTTTGCATCAACTGCTACGGCTCGTACGTGCGCACAGAAGTTACACTAGGAAACTTGATACGGTGCATGATACCTTCGTGCAACTTGAGTATTCCCCATATGGTTGTACAGGCTATCTACGATAAGTCAGATAAAAAACTACCTGATTTTGGTGCCGTCGAAGTCCAAAAGCCCTCCAAATCAAGAGACAAGACTCACGGTGAGTACAGCCACAACGTGCTTCTCAAAGCTGCTACAATATCCCATATTCTGGGGAGAAAGGTAAACTATAAATGGTGCCCGGCCCCAGACTGCGATGGTCTTGTCCATTTGCTTAAGGCTCGCAAAACAGGCCAGTCCCGATTGGAGGATGTAAACGAGTTTGAGGAGCTAGTTGACAGTGAGAGTGCTGACCTCCAGTCGATTCCCATTGTTTTGTGTCCCAGAGATCATGAATTCTGCTACGCATGTCAGTACGAAAACCACTTACCGTGCACttgtttgttggtgaaaaggTGGATCAAAAAGTGCAACGACGACTCAGAAACCGTCAACTGGATCGATGCCAACACCAGGGCGTGCCCGCTGTGTACCGCATCCATCGAGAAAAACGGAGGATGTAATCACATGACGTGCTCGACGTGCAAACATCAGTTTTGCTGGATATGCCTTGGAGAATGGTCTCTCCATGGCACCAACTACTTTCGGTGTAATTCGTTCCTGTCTGATATGAAGGAACAAATAGGTGAACAGAAAAAGGTCAAGAGAGAGAGCCTTCAAAGGTATCTACACTATTACAAGCGGTTTGCTCTTCACGAGTCATCCATGAAGGGAGACATCAAGACGTTGGACAAGGTGCACCAGAAGATGTCGATTTTTATGGAGGAGCAGCTGAAGACCAATCCCAACATTCTATCGTGGATCGATGTTCAGTTCCTTCAAGACGCATTCCGGGCCTTGACTAGTGGACGTAAGACATTGAAATGGGCTTACTGTTTCGGATTTTACCTCCAAAAAGGAAACTATGCAGATGTGTTTGAGCAGATCCAGGAGTACTTGAGTCGAAGTGTAGAGGACTTGTCAAAGATATTTGAGCAGATCATTCATAAGGATAATCGAGGTAAAAGCACAGCTATTATTATGAACCAGAAACTAGACATTATGAACTTGAGTTCGTTGATCACGAAACGACGTAAGACTTTGATGGAGTGTGCATCGAGCGGTCTTGCCGATGGGCTCTTGAAGCTCGAGAT CACCAACTCCGACAACCAGCTCCTCCAACAAGCcctccaaaaccaaaatctACGAAACTCGGAATCTCATAAGCTTACAGGTAAAGCCCACCCCAAAGCACTGGATATCACCATAGACGTGCGACCTGCCATCAAGAGATGGAACTCCATCCAGTATCTCCCCCAAGATTCCAAAGAACCAAAGAACATCGGTGATCCCACCAGTCTTTCCCCGTTGACAGTGATAAAGGACCAATACAATACCAGAATGCCGGTCAGCAACTATGCTGCTGCCACAGACAACTACTATCGGGATCTCGATGGGAATGATGCTCCTCCACAACCACAGCCAATTAAAGACCTCAAACTAGCAGAGGTTTCTTCTCCTCCTCCAgattccatcaccaacaaaatctaCAATAAAATGGTCAAACTCTTACATCTGAGCAACACCAGCACCTTCACAGATACGGATCGGCTTCTAGAGTCAGGCCCGTCTCTCCATCCAAAGTCATCTTTGGCAACAAACACCACCTCGCTTCTGAAGTACCAGAGCGAGCTGGATGACGAATCGGAAGAAGACTTAACCACGGCAGATAGAGACGAAGCGTTTGACTCGTGGGCGTCTCCCAACgtgaacttgaacgaaGGCACTGTGCTAAAcgacatcaacatcaacagTATCATggatgaaatcaatgacTTCCAAAGTAACTTTGTAAGGAAGTACAACGCTACCACCCCTCAGGACGAGTTGGTACTGTCATCAAGTCGAGTTCAgcaaaagatcttggaccACAGAGACTTGCACAGTCAAGAGAGCGATCCAGTCTCGAGCTCTTCCAGCTATTTCAGTCTTAAGCTGATCAACTCTTCGCTCAATCAGATGTTTGGAGAccacaacttcaagatccagCATGAAACCATCCTGCTGCAATATAACCAGATTCGATTTCGATTCGCCTGCAACACTGATATCAGCTTGTACACTATTGGTGGAGAGCCAGTGGATAGTTGTGACAAGTCCATTCTTTCGTTGAGATCGAATATTGGTCCGTTGGGGTTTTTGAACAGGCAAAAACTTCTTGCTTCGCATGGACTTGGGGTGCTAGCTCAAAGCTCC